From Canis lupus dingo isolate Sandy chromosome 37, ASM325472v2, whole genome shotgun sequence:
TGTTCTAGCAAGTAATACAATTATGAACAACAGTATAGAAAGATGTATGCTTTCTCCAGAAATAGCTCACCTTCAGCACAGGTTGCAACTCTAAAAAATGAGTGGGATTCTTTTCGTTACTAGTGGCAGGAAAACTGACCCAATCTGGCCTAAAAGGAAACTTAATTGTTTTGTCTAACTAGAAAGCCCAAGTATAGGTCCCAAGGCTTCAAGAAGTAAAGCTGGATTCAAGCAAAACAATTCACTAGTGCTCCCGCCATTAATTCTCCTTCCACATGGCTTCATAATCAGGTTCCATACAGTAGTGCTCTAGTCCTTCCATCCTCTTAGGTTCATGATGAAAAAGCAAGAGCAAGTTGGCTTCCCCAAGAACTCAAATTTACTGACTTGAGTCTCGTTTTCATCCCTGAGTCAATCACTGTGGCTAAGGGAAATGATGCACTGACTGGCTTAAGCCTAAGGAGTATGTTTCACTTTTAGGTAAGAACAGAGGTATAGCCTGCTCAAGCACATGGACTGAAGGGAGAGTAAGGAAAGACTAAAACTTAGTATGAAAATTGGGAGCTGTCGCTGGAAGATGGAATGGATGGGATTCTAGAATACAAGCCACATATGCCTATTTTATGAGGAATCTCAATTGTGGCCATGGAGATATAGTTTTACTGGCTTTATCAgtaccaattaaaaaatggtcttACATCAAAGGTGATGATAAAAAATGCATAGTGGGTCCACCATTTATAAGGCAGATGTGCCACTGGATTGTCAGTTTACATGGCTGTACAAAGACAGTTATACCACTTACAACTCATTTTTTGGGTGAGGATTGATAAACCAATGCATGTGAAAACATAGGTGGTTAACAAAGGTCAATTGTCTTCCCATTTTTCCTTGGactcaaaatttcttttcttaggTTTGGAATTATTCAAAATAGGAAGTATGcctgattcattttaaaaaaaatctttagaaccTAAGACAATAGCTTAGTATAGTAAAAACTTAACATGTGCTGAAAAACTAAATAGGTGTATTGGTTAGGTTATAGGATAGGCTGCTGTAACAGAGAACACAATATATAATGGAGCAAACaagataaatgtttatttctctctcacagaGCAGTCTGGAGCTTTTGGGCAGTTTTTGGTAGGAAGGCAGCTCTGCTCCTATAGATCATATGGCCTTCAGTCTCATTTCATCTCTCCCTTGTTTTCTTTGTGAGCAAGGTTGAGACTTGCTGACCGTCATCACCACTGTGTTCCAGCCCATGGGAAGTGGGAAGAAGATACAATGGGCAAAGAGCTTCCTTTTAAGAAAGTGATACAAATATTGTGCACATCTTTCTAGTCACATTCTCTCAGACATTAGTCATATGGCTACAGTGAGCTACAAAGAATGTTGAGAAGGATAGCTTCTAACAAGGCAATCATAAGCCAGCTAAGGGGTatccattacaaaaaaaaaaaacaaaaagatgaggAGATAGAAGATCAATGAGTGGCTTCTGTCACATGCAGCCATGTGAAGATCAGAGACACTGCAGCAGTGGGTACCAGTTTTCTTGCAATGTCACTGacaatgaaaaagcaaaggaaaggccACTTGGAGAGAACTGGGTGTCACAGTTTCAGAGTGTCATATGTAAATGTGCCTCTGTGTGTTAGAGCTAAAGATGGAGGTTAAATTAATGGAATTTTAGCAAATTGACTAAGTATAAtcttaaatgaattttagaaagcACTCACTGTTTTTCATTCAGTTCACTTAATTTTATTAGGTTCAAAGTATAaacacagaatttatttattggattttaCTGCTAAAGGGTTACTTTTCTAAGAATGATTTGCCCTCATTTGATCACTTCTCCATATGAAAGTTCTAAGGAATGTAGGAAGCATTATTTGAGCTAAGAATTATGCTTTTAACTAAAGATATATAAAAGAATCTTAATTGATGAATTACAGTCTGTTCCATGTTGAAGAGAGCTGTCCTAAATCAAATATGACATATTTAGGCAATTAGATGTCCCAGAAAATCTGGGGCAGTCTAATTTTAGATATCTGGTGTTGTCACCAAttgtataaaacatttttgagcatATATCaccaatatatgtatatttatatatccgGGTGCTTATATATGAACTGACATGTGCATATTATAAAACatatcccaaaaaagaaaaaaaatttagaagatcttatttatttaagacagacagagagagtgcacttgagtgaggggaggggtagaaggagagaatcttaaggagacaccacactgaacatggagcctgacgtggggcctaatctcaagaccttgagatcataactggagccaaaaccaagaattggatgcttaactgagtgccccccaaaaagaaatttttaaaagatgagctAAACTAATTGCAAATAGAAGTTTTAATACTCACTTCTTATATCCTCCTAGGGCTCATGCATATACAACATGAAAATCATTGCCTAGTCAGTACTAGAGTCTAGACCAGAACCCAGGTCTAACTTATATAGTTCAGTGGTCTTTCCTCTTCACTGCATTACCTTTCATCTTTCTAATGTCCCATGTAACTAAAGTTCTGTTCCAGACAAGATGGAGTAAGTGTATCCCATTTTACACCTCCTGTTAATAACAACAGCAATACCAAAAAAACCCGAACAAAATATACAAGTCATTTACCAGAAGATCTGAAAAGTGGGGGAAAAGTGAATTAGCTAGACATCTTGAGACTTGAGTTATGACCTGGTAGTGaacttcctgtgttttttttttttttcttgccctctATATATCCAGGTCTATATGCTAAAAATATCTGTAACCTTGAAACAACAGTGGgcagagacaaaaaaacaaataaacgaaacaacaacaaaataagaaaaccttATTTCTCTAGCCAAAGGACTGGGACAGGGGAAGCCCAGTGGAACAGAAACTTCTTAACTAtatgtggtaggcagaatttAAATTgtaccccctgcccctccccacctccccccaaggTTCCTACCATTGAGTACATGCCCTGACCTAGAACTGTGAATTTGAAGGACATGACGTCTGTGGTTAGACTATGTTATACGGCATGGTAGAAAATCAGATATGGAGATTATCCAGGTGCTCCTGGtataatcacatgagccctttAGAAGTCAAGAGTTTTCTTTGCCTGGTAGTGGAAGGGGGAGAAGTCAGAGAGACTGAAGCGTGAGAAGCATTTGACATGAGGGTGGTCTTCTGTCGCTAAGATGGAGAAGTCTACATGGCAAAGATCTGAGAGTTTGGGAGCTGAGTGTAGACCCCTGCTGACAGGTAGTAAGACTCAGTGACCTCAGTCTAATGACCGGGAGGAAATAAATTCTGCCAGCGATGTGAAAGAGGTAGACGTGGAGCTTTCCCTAGTTGAACCTCCAGGAGGGGATGGAGTGGGCCTATATCTTGATTTTAGCCTTATGAGACATTGAGCTATGGGACTCTTAACTAAGGAAACCTTGAgctaatacatttttgttgttttaaaccactaagttatTGGTAATTTCCTTGTTCTCAAGACAAACCCTATGAAAAAGCCATGTACTCCCTCATCCCTACAGTGCTGCAGGAGTGGGGCTGGTTGTCAGAATTCTGACTTCCACCATCTATTAGTTTCCTGTTGCAATTATAAAAAATTCCCAaaaattagtggcttaaaacaacacaaatttattatcttacagttctggagatcagaaggcCAAAATGGCTCTTGctggctaaaatcaaggtatccATAGAGCTGCCTTCTTTCTGGAAGCCTTTCTGAGGCTttggggagaatccatttcctctccttttccgtTTTTTAGAGGCTGCTTGTATGCCTTGGCTCACGGCCCCTTTCTCTATCTTTAAAGCATAACTCCAATCTCTACTTCTGTGATCAcatctcccctctttttttttgatccttttgccttctttttataaagacacttgTGATTACGTTGGGCTCACCTTGATAATCCAGGGTAATTTTCCCAtatcaagatccttaacttaatcacatttgcaaagtctCTTACCATggaaggtaacatattcacaggttcgaAGGATTAGGTTGTAGACACTGGGgagcggggtgtgtgtgtggggaggtgggggtgtgtgGTCATTGTTCTGTCACAGCAACTCCCACTGAATAACACTGTAGAAGCTTTATAAACCAAATTGACATTTGAATCACAGCCACAAATGTGAGCTAGAATTGCTCAATTAGGATAtcttttttcagagagagaaagaaaaagcaagtggggagagggggcagagtgcaagggagagagagaatcccaagcaagctccacacccagtacagagcccaacatggagctatatcctataaccctgagatcatgacccgagacaAAATTCAGAGTCAGACActaactacctgagccacccaagtgcccctcaattAGAATATTTGAATAGGAATCAGAGTCTTATGATAGTCAACTGTCCAggatatataaatacagaattgCTCACCGTATTAGGCAAATTTCAACTCcagtaagaaaatataataaaaaaaagaaagaaagaaagaaagaaagaaagaaagaaagaaagaaagaaagaaaatataatcaacaGATGCCAACACCAAGATGAcaaagatgttggaattatcagacaaggattttaaaaagctattataaaAGCATTCCTTAAATAAACAATTACAAATActcttgaatgaaataaaaataaatagaaaatcttaggAAAGATTTATAGAAGATATAAAGATAAACccaatggaaattttagaatttaaaaatataaaactgaagtaaaaaaattcattagatgggtgttttattttttattatttatttttttaaaagattttattcgtgagagacacagagagagagaggcagagacacaggcagagggacaagtaggctccatgcagggagcacgacgtgggacttgattccaagaccccaggatcacaccctgggctgaaggcagcactaaaccgctgagccacctaggctgccctagATGGGTGTTTTAATTGAACCTatgatttaatttctaaaagtgaCTAAATGATAACATGGCCAGGTCAGTGCCATTGAAAGAAGGGTTTATTAAGAGGCATGCCGTACCATGCACAGCTACATGAGGAAGTACCAGGGTCAGTCCCGAGGCAGGAGGAGCGAGAGGAAAGCACAGCCACAAGCCTTTatttggaaaccaaaagaaagaatgggTGAGGCAGGATAGTCAAGTTTGAGCAAGTTTAGGAATGaatagtttgaataatttcagcaggctCTGAGCTGTGGTGGTGATCTCTAGTTGTTCAGTACCTGACCCCACTGTGATTCGGAGCAGGGGAAATATTGGCTTGGTGTGTGAAAGTTAGTTAGAGTTGGTGGTTGAGGTAGAGCTCTGGATTGGTAGGTTTGTATGTAGTAGACAGTCATTTACTACCTCCGGGAATTAGTTAGCTCTGGGCGGGGCCCTCTTTCCCTAGCCAGCAAGACTCCCAATATGTGAAAGCAtcataaatatggaaaataaaaacataattaagatAATGAGTTCAATAGCAAAATCAACAAGCCAGAAGAGTCCGTGAACTTGAAGGTAGAGCAGTAGAAATTACCAATATGAACAACAGATggaaaagagatattttaaaaaaatgaatggatccCCAAGGACTTGTGGGATAGTAACAGAAGATTTAACATGCATGTTATCAAAGcttcagaagaaggaaaagaacactGAGCTGAAAAACACCAGAAGAAATAATGGCTCAAACTTCTCAACTTTGGTGAGAGACACAAACTTACAGATTCGAGAAACTGAATATACCCCCAAACAGAATAAGCTTAAAAGTTCACACGCAGACATGTTATAATCAAATCCCTGAAAAACAACACCAACCAACTTTCAAAAGCagccagagccagagagaaagcaggcattACCAACTGGGAAACAACGAATCACATGCTAGCAGATTTCTCCTCAGAAACTCGTTGAGGAcagaagaaagaggcaaacaTTTTCCAAGTCCTGAAAGAAAAGCACTGTCAACCCAGAGTTCTATATTCAGCAAAAAATATCCCTCAAGAAAGAAGGTGAAGAAACACTCAGAGGATTTGTCACCCAGCAGACTTGCTCTGAAAGAATGACTTAAAAAAGCTATtcagacagaaaggaaatgacaATGAAAGGACTCTTGGGACATCttcatgatggaaaaaaaaaaaaaaagcagtggaatTATATAGATTGCATACTATAGAACATTCTTGAAGTGACAAAATTGTACTGATGGAGACTAGGTTGGTGGTTGCATGGTTTGGGGCCAGGAAAAGGTGTGATTATTAAAGTGTAACACAAAGAAGTTTCTTTCTGGTGATACGGTGATAGAACTGCTTCGGATTCTCCTTGTGGTAACTGTTACAGGAATCCACACGTGTGATAAGATTTCAAATTTCACccttaaaaagaatatatgtaaagaaaGACTGGTGAAACCCAAATAAAATCTGTATCTGAATGAACACCAttaaatttcctggttttgacattttattatggTTATAGAAAATAGTATCCATGGGGCAAGTCTGAGTGCCcagaaactctctctctctctctctatatatatatatatagatatatatatataatttttttacaatttcttatcttaactaatttcaaaataaaatattgtaataaaaataggacctattttagttttttaaaatttaataattgagAAGGTAGGATAAGAGCAGATAGATAAATGTGGGATTTGGGGAAAATTAGCTGAATTGGCAACTGGTGTAGGATAGATTTTGGTTGGTTCAGTGAGATCATTCTTTGCACACATGTCCACCGatctatacacacatatgtgcatatgtacactcacagacacacacaaacgcAATTATACTCACCTAGGTTTCAGTGTTCCCCTATTATCCTTCTACCATTCTCTTTCCAGCCAGCTTAGATTTCTCTGTGCTTAGCATTAGGAAAGATCTCTCAGGAGATCATCCCTCCTCCTGTTGGTGGTCTGACCCATTTAACTCCTCTGTGCACCCACTTCTGCTTCATCTCCTAACCCTTTTGGAGACCCTTTTAGTCCTTGTTGTCATGAAATTCTAGCTTCTGTCTCTAACAATTATGTTGCCATCAGTCTGCTTACTATCGCGGTGTTTGCCAAACCTTATTAGATATGACGGAGTGAGAAGACCCAGACCTGACTCAGAGGCCTGGCTCAGCACTAAGTGAGGTCAAAGGAGTTGCCATAGAGGTGCCACAGTCTCACCATCACATTCCTGAGGCCCATATGCCCTTTGGGGGGTACAGGTTGAAGGAGAACCGCTTCATAAAAGTCTGAGGAAAGCACAGCAGGTGAGTAGGAAgttggaggagaggaagaaagcgGTGAGAAGCTGGTTTATGCAGGAGAATGTTATCCAGCTCAATCTGATGATCATTCAGGGTAGGactgagaaaggagaagagaagtcAAGAAAACAGAAGGGGCATAAACTTTCGGATAGCCAGACTCTATTCCCATCTCGTTCTGAGGGAAAGGAATGGTCAAGGATGGTAGACCCAGGTCTGAGGCCACTGGGAGAGGGAATGGAGAGAGCTCAGTTGCTGTGGATGACTTTGCGGATCCAGTCTGTATAGCGGGAAACCTTGGTGTAGTAGCCGACATCGCCTCTCAGAATGCACCCTGCTGACCAAGATAGGATGCCTTGGAGCTGATTTTGGCACAAGACTGGGGCAGCTGCCAATTCCTGTTAGAAGAAGAACAGATGGGGCAGACAGGATAGCCAAAGCAAAGTGACCTTTGCTCAGTGCCTCATGCCAAGTCCCATGTGAGGAGTCCAGGATGGAAAGACTTAGGTGGTGGAAGGGGCGATTGGGGCACATTGGATCTGCCTAGGgggttaaagaaaacaaaagaaagaaagacttagGTGGTAAGGGCTGGGAGAAACGTCTGGAGGACATCTTGGGTCCATCCCACCACTCATTCCAGGGCACATCAGAGTTAGCCGTAAAGAACTAAGAACACTCTGAGCTGCTTCCGCCCTAGCATCCATGTTCCTTCATTATTAGAAGGACACATTGTTTCCTGGATCCCATTGACCTTGATCTCATTTGCCTGGATCCCATTTACTATTGAATGTAGAGACAGGAAATTGGCTTGGTCGAGGAAGATATGTGGACCCCAAAACAGTGTCCTAGACTGAACtcagagggggcagagggaaaagagttACCTTACACATGTGTTTGTTCTCCAGAGATGATCCTGCACAGAACATGTTCTCCGTGATTTGAACAGGAATTTGTCTTACAGGGGACTCCTTGCAGTCATCATTAGAGAACCAAAAGACGGTCTGGTTTATCTGGACGTCAGGCTCTGAGCCTGAGCACAcgagtgtatgtgtgcatgcgcacacacagaaggggagagagggagagaaaaggcttTGTTTCTCTTTGATCCTCACATATtcatctccctttcttcttcccttccctccctctttttctgttaTTAACCTCTCCATcattcaatgaaagaaaaacacaaaatgaaaaggaaccagagaaaaataaacatagtgaaatgagaaaaccaaggtctGGTCCCAGTATCATAAACTGCGTAACTTGGGCTTGTGCGTGCATGCTTTCATTAGTGAATGCTGGTCTCTCAGTTTCTGATGAATGAACCACACTCAGCATCCAGTGGGATTACCTGCaaactccctccccacccagatACCTTTTCACCCTCACCTGGGGGAAAAGGGAGGCAAGAATGCTGGATTTCAGCGATCTCCAGCCATAAACAGTCATGTTACCAGTTTGGGCCTCAATttccaaatgaataaaactaGAGGTTAAGCTATAAGTTCTCGGGCTTCTTCCAGTTCTCATGATCTACAATAATAATTGTGTGATAATCCTCTTTGAGTGGCTGCTTAAGGAGCACTAAGGTCTGTCTTGAGGGCCACTCACTGGAATCCTTCCATTCCCAGCCCCAGCCAGAGACAGTGCACTTTCCCCCTCTTCTGTCATCTGTGGTGTTGGGCAGGGCCACCAGCTTCACCTGATCGTTGAGCTTTTGGGGATGACTCAGCTTGATGAGCATGAGGTCATGCTCAGCAGAATCCCGGGTAAAATCTGGGTGTTGGACAGTAAGCCTGGGCCTTAGGTTTTCAATCTTGTTTTGGAAACTGTGTTTTGAAGTAGCAATGTTTATCTCAAGAAATCTGGAACAGGCCACGAAGGATTAGTAGAGGCAGGAGATACCAGTCTATCGTCACCTTGTATCCTTTCTCCCCCAACTTGCTTTCTGACTTTGCATGAGTCCCTTCCATAACTTGCCAAGACCTCCATTTCCTTGTCTGGCAAGTGAGAAGTTTCTATTGCAGTTCTGTTACTCTGACCTGTACCACACTGGATATAGGCTTTTCTTCCCTATTGATTCATCCCCTGGTCTTCCACTTCCCCAGTTCCCCTGTCTACATCACCCCACCCAGAAATCTAACTCACAACCACTTATTTCCTGACTCCTTCCAATCACTTCTCAGGCTTGAGAgcccttgggcaagtctctttagggctgagcctcagttccccttAGCAATCCCAGGGACCAAGGGGGGAGTGCTTCTCCCGCTAGGATCCCCATTACTCACGGTAAGAAGCAGTGGGCTGCAGTGATAACCCACTGTTTGTGGATCAGGGTCCCCAGACAAGCCTCATATTCTGAGTTCAGGAAAACCAAAAAGGTTGGTGCCATTTTGCTGTATATCTGACTGAACTGCTGGGCTAACTTTACTTGTATCGGTGTTGCTTTTAGAGTTTTTGTTGTTACTACTGTCGGGAAAGGAGGACAGAATTTTAGAGACAGGCAGACATTCCAGAAGACAAAAGTCTGAAACATTTTATGTGGAAGTGCTTTGAGATGGTCAATGTGTTATTGATAGTTGAGGTGTTGTTGAACCATTTCTGGGTCCTTCTGTTAATTTCCCCTTAGGCTTCCCTCTGTATTGGTAGCTTCCTTTTTTCCACTCCccgtctccttccttccttcagcttgattcttctctcttttcttcaagcTTCCTTCCTAGCTATATAGCAAAATCACAAAATTTTGCCAATACCCACCATCCATTGTGTCAAGTCTTACTGTCCCAGTCTGCATCTTCTCTTGTAGCCATGCAGCCAGAGGAAAACCAGTGGGCTCTAGATACCTGAGTGTGCTAGGAAACTTCCAATCACCGGGATC
This genomic window contains:
- the LOC112656677 gene encoding serine protease 58-like isoform X3 gives rise to the protein MEIRDMNHLFLIFSILAVAVVTTKTLKATPIQVKLAQQFSQIYSKMAPTFLVFLNSEYEACLGTLIHKQWVITAAHCFLPFLEINIATSKHSFQNKIENLRPRLTVQHPDFTRDSAEHDLMLIKLSHPQKLNDQVKLVALPNTTDDRRGGKCTVSGWGWEWKDSSSEPDVQINQTVFWFSNDDCKESPVRQIPVQITENMFCAGSSLENKHMCKELAAAPVLCQNQLQGILSWSAGCILRGDVGYYTKVSRYTDWIRKVIHSN
- the LOC112656677 gene encoding serine protease 58-like isoform X4, whose product is MEIRDMNHLFLIFSILAVAVTTKTLKATPIQVKLAQQFSQIYSKMAPTFLVFLNSEYEACLGTLIHKQWVITAAHCFLPFLEINIATSKHSFQNKIENLRPRLTVQHPDFTRDSAEHDLMLIKLSHPQKLNDQVKLVALPNTTDDRRGGKCTVSGWGWEWKDSSSEPDVQINQTVFWFSNDDCKESPVRQIPVQITENMFCAGSSLENKHMCKELAAAPVLCQNQLQGILSWSAGCILRGDVGYYTKVSRYTDWIRKVIHSN
- the LOC112656677 gene encoding serine protease 58-like isoform X2; its protein translation is MRTVYSLSRSPLQEGMEIRDMNHLFLIFSILAVAVTTKTLKATPIQVKLAQQFSQIYSKMAPTFLVFLNSEYEACLGTLIHKQWVITAAHCFLPFLEINIATSKHSFQNKIENLRPRLTVQHPDFTRDSAEHDLMLIKLSHPQKLNDQVKLVALPNTTDDRRGGKCTVSGWGWEWKDSSSEPDVQINQTVFWFSNDDCKESPVRQIPVQITENMFCAGSSLENKHMCKELAAAPVLCQNQLQGILSWSAGCILRGDVGYYTKVSRYTDWIRKVIHSN
- the LOC112656677 gene encoding serine protease 58-like isoform X1; protein product: MRTVYSLSRSPLQEGMEIRDMNHLFLIFSILAVAVVTTKTLKATPIQVKLAQQFSQIYSKMAPTFLVFLNSEYEACLGTLIHKQWVITAAHCFLPFLEINIATSKHSFQNKIENLRPRLTVQHPDFTRDSAEHDLMLIKLSHPQKLNDQVKLVALPNTTDDRRGGKCTVSGWGWEWKDSSSEPDVQINQTVFWFSNDDCKESPVRQIPVQITENMFCAGSSLENKHMCKELAAAPVLCQNQLQGILSWSAGCILRGDVGYYTKVSRYTDWIRKVIHSN